TGAATCCTCTGCTGGTCAGTTCTTCAAGAACAATACCGGCTCTACTACCCTCAAGGCAGTGGTCTATCAGGATGGAGCAGAGGTGGATTCTGGGGGTACTGGACTTACCTATACATGGACTATGACCGACAAGGACGGAGTTGCAGATGCAACCTTCGGGTCAAAGACAGGAAAAACCATTTCCGTATCCCACGATGAAATTGAGGTTAAGGGAACATTCTTCTGTTCCGTTAGCTAAGGAGACTGTACATGATTGCTTCCGCTTCCATAACACTTACCAACCTTGCTGATGGGCTTAGCACATTCTATCAGTATGCAAAGAATACAAGCGACACAACTCCCCCCACCACAGGGTGGAGCACAGCTATGCCTTCAAGAACTTCTGGTGAGTTTATCTGGAGGCGTGAGGCAAGTGCATTGTCTTTGGATGATGTAACAGCATGGGAAAATACTGTATGCCTTACAGGCGCAACTGGAGCTTCAGGCCCAAAAGGAGATACTGGAGAACAAGGGCCTCCAGGCAACCCAGGAGCAGTCGGGGTTAATCCAAACGAAAACTTAATTCAGGTTGCAGGCTTTGAGGAAGATGGCTCGTTTGGTGCATCAACTGGTATAATCTATAACGGTAGCACCCCTATTAGTATCAATAATGCTGAATACACGGTTAATGAAGATGGCAAAGGATATATTTTCACCAACTCTTCAGGTAACCTGTCTTTTGGAAGAATTCATTACAGGTCGATTGGGTTTGTTCCTACACCTCGTAAGAATATTCTAAGCAATGATTTCCTAACACCAAAGCCTACATTCTCTGGTGCAAACTTTGATCCTGCAACACATACATGGACTGGCAGTGTTGAAAGTGGAGCAGATTTGACATGGGGAGCTGGATTGATTGTTTCAGCCGGACAAAACATAAGAGTTCCATTTGGGAAAACCTATATAGTAAGCCTTGAGATATATGCTTCTGCTGCTGTGACTTTCAAAGCTGATGTAAACAATTTCCCTGTTGGCGTAGATGCTTGGAGCGGAAACGACAATGACAATTCAGATGCTAGAGGATTGTTTTCAGAAACAATACCTGCAAACACATGGACTAAAGTCTGGTTCTCATACGAAAACAGTTCAATCGACAATACCAGTAAGGTGGATTTGTACGATGGATCGAATTTTGGTGTAGCCAATCAGAGCGGTTCAACAATTACTGTAAAATACAGAAACATCAAAGGTGAGATTGGTACAGAATATTCGAGTTTTGAACCAGCATTTAATGAATCAACTATCAACGAATCATTGAAAGTTGCTTTTGTTGACTTCAATACGTATGAAGAAATATTCCCAGACTTGGTAATAGGCTCATTTCAAGTTAATGACGGTATTGTTGATAACGCAGAAATGCTGCCAGCACGAAACGTCAACGATTTTCTTAATTCCAACATGCTTGAAATATTGAACAAAGGGGACAAGGAAGATATCAAGGTGATGGCAATGGCATTGGGTGCTGACAGGGTATTCCAGACAATTGTTGCCATAACCGCATTTATCCAAGACCTGTATGTAAACAACGTAAAATCAAAAGACTACATAGAAGATTCCAAGTCATTCCCTGAAGAAGGATTTTGGCTGGATGGACTTAATAATATTGCAAAGATTGCGTACTTAAAAGCAAAGAATGCAGATATACAAGGCACATTCAGGAATGATGGATTCAAGACTCTTGAACCAGTAGATGGCACAACTATAACAAGGTATACAACCCCTAAAAGTATCTTTAAGTTTTCCGATGCCTATAATCTCTTTCCTGACTCAAACTCACTCCAATCCATATCAGGAACTTTTGAGGGGAACAGCTTCACTCAGGCGACTCGTAGAAGCAGTACACGTATACTATTGTACAAAGATTCTTCATCATCTTCTACGTCAGTGTCTGCTGGCGATGATAAACTGCTAAAGAGACATGTCCCATCCCAAGTTTTTGGGAAAAACTATTATGTTCGATGGCATATAAGCTATGACGGAACAAATACCCACAGATCCTTTATCAGAAACAAGGCAGGACAGACCGTTGGGCAGATTTATGCAGACCATAATGCCAGAGAAACAATACAGACAGGTGAAGATAGTGATGGTGATCCAGTCTATTCTGTAATCTTTCTTTATAGGGGCGATATGGAGTTGTGGCACTCATTGGGTGGAGCTGGTACTTATTCTGGGACATACTCAATCACTGACACTTATCAAGAGTTCTCGGTTATTGCTTATTCTGGTGCACTCTGGGGTTCTAAAACAGCAACCTCCAACCTCTTGGAAATATCAACATCAAGAACATTTAATAGTGCTGTTCTGGTAAACGGAAGTACATTCAGAGAAGTATCAGACCAGCCAGATAAGTATTACCTGTCCTCATCCAAGACATTCAACATTGGAGGAACTACCCAAGATTCTGCATCAATGAAAAAGTATGTCTCTGGTACTGATTTCTACAACCGGTTCAGTACGCTTCCGGTAGGGTCAATAGGTGACGTCTCCTCTGGATCAATCAATTATAATGGCAGTTCCTACACCGTTAATAGGATACAGAAAACCTCGAATAGTATTGTTTTATGGTCTGGAAGCCACCAGATTGTTGTGAATAAATTCCAGAATGGGACAAATACAGGAGTCTATTCTCATCTTGAAGTTGTTTCAGATATCGTCTTCGGCAAAATTGATGGCGGTATTGAAACGATGCACATCCTTCCTTTTGATGGTGCAAACAACACGTATGATATCGGACAAAGCAGCAAGCGTTTCCGAGCAGGTTATTTTTACAATGTCGTATCAAGCTCTTTCAATGCTTCCTCACTGAGGAATCTCAAGAAAGACATCAGTAAATACAAGGGGTCTGCTCTTGATGTTCTCAATCAGGTTGAGGTAGTCAATTATCGCTATAAATCTGAGAACGATGAATACCTACACACAGGATTGATTGCCGATGATTCCCCTGAATGTCTCACCGGAAAGAACCATGATGTGATGTCACTCTCTGATACTACAGGAATGCTCATAAAAGCAGTACAGGAGCTTGATGAGAAAATCCATAAGTTGGAGGGTCGATAATGGCTACAGGATTTGAGATTGATGGAAGGGATTTTGATCTCATATGTGCCCCAATGAAGACATCTGACGAGACTCTCTCTGGCCTTGGGTTTACCCAACTTAATAGCAGATATGCAAAACTGGTTACGAAATACGACTGGAATAAGCTTACCCCTAATATCGACAAATACAAGCAGGATAGCTCTACCTTATCGATAGCGGCGGCTGGTTATGCTCCTGGTGCTCATAGGCGATTTTCTCTGACTAGCCCAGGTACGTATTACCTATCAAGGAGTGGCTCTAGCTTGTTGCTTACAGGCGCAACTACGTCAACTCTTACTTTTGCTGAAGGCGCACCTTATTACGTCCTCTGTGTAGGTGTTGGTGGTGGTGCTAGCGGAAGTGGAGGTAGCGGTAGTAGTGATGGTGTTGGGGGGCAAGCCGGAGGAGGATGTATGTTCTATCTCCAAGTACCAGACAGCCCGAACAAAGCTACGATAGTTGTAGGCAGGGGAGGAGGCTCGGATGCTGGGCAAAATGGTGAAGATGTTAATTATTGCAATCCAGGTTCAGCAAGCTATGTTAACTACGGAGGAAGCCAGATAACCATGAATGGCGGTGGAGGCAGGAATGATGGAGCCACAGTATCCTACCCCACAGCAAATACGATAATGGGCAGAATTCTTTCTGTAACCGGTGCAAAAGGGACACATGGTACTGGAACCAGTCAATCTGCCCAGTCTCATGCTACGGGGGTAGGAGGAAGTGTAGGATGGTCTGCACATTCTGGTGGAGCAGCTCCTGGTGGTGGTGGAGGTGGTGGCGCATCAATTTTCGCAAACGGTGGACGAGGGGGAGACTCCAGTGCCGGAAGTGCTGGTAGTTATGGCTCTGGTGGGGGGGGAGGCTCAAACAGTTGGTTCAATGGAAAGGCCGGAGCAGCAGGTGGTAATGGACGTATTGATATCTACTATTAAGGGGTGTACCAATGGCATTGCTCGATAAAGAAGAGAACTATATACGAATAGTACCAAGCAAGGAATCACAGGAAATGGTTGATGCCTATACTTACAAGGGTGTTGAGCATCGTACTAAAGAAAAGAACAGCATAGCATACATATCGTACCTGCAATGGAATGCTCAGAAATTGACTGACTCCCTCTATAACGAAATGAAAGAATATTTCATAGCTTTGGGTTTCACCATAGATGGCTCTATCAGTTCAAGTGAGGAACAAGAATACCTAGAGCAATACCCAAATCTCAAAAATAAGAAAACTGCCTATGACTTGGCATTTTACGAGTATTGCATGATTACCAATTACCTTCAGGGAGGCGAGCCGCCTTCTGAACCATTGCAAATGTTGGAGAGCTATCTTGGTTGTGAGATTCCTGCTGATGTATTTATTGACGCTCCACAGATACTTTCAATTGCAATTGGCAAAATTACAGAGACAGCGCAACAAGCATACGAAGAGGTCAAGGCCTTAAAAATATTTGGAGAGACGAGAGACATATGAAAACACATCTAGAGCTTGCACAACTTTTCAAACAGATCACCAAGTGGGACACCATTGGTACTGACACCCAATACAGGATTATCCACTACCCCGATGAGGTGGTAATAGTCTTCGCACCATCCAATTCACAATCGGACTGGAAAATCAACTTCAGCTTTCCCAAGAAGCCTTACAAACGAATGCCTACACCATTCTATGTTCACGGTGGGTTTCTCGATGAATGGAAGAAGATCAATGATGATTTCCTCAAGGCTGCTGCTAATATCGACAAGCCCATTACCGTCATGGGGTGGTCTTACGGTGGAGCAATGGCAACACTCTGCTATGAGGATATCTGGTTCAATTATTTTCGAGCGAGGAATACCCTCCGTCTGGTCACCTTCGGTTCTCCAAGGGTGATAGGGGCCAAGAACTTCAAGAGCATTGAACACAGGTTCGACAGAACAACACTGTACGCAAATGGTAGTGATATTGTCACCTGCGTTCCACCTGTGATATTCGGGTTTAGGCACGTGCGCAATCTCACCAGAATCGGGAACAAGCTGAATGTGATTGGTTTGTTCAAGCCAAAGAAATACCATCACATCGATGGGTATATTACCAGCTTGAGGGAAGTACATGAGTGATCCTGTCACTGTAGCTCTGATTGGCGGGGGTATCGCGCTGTTGAATGGCCCGATACTCCTAGCCATATTCAACAATCACATCAAGAAAACGGATGAGACAAAGCAAATTCGTGAGGATATCACTCAACTCTCAAAACAGGTAGACAGAATAGGGGATGGGCTGAATATTGGACTACGGAATGACAAGGTGATTTTCGAGGCGTTGCGGAAGAACAGTATCAATGGGGAATCTGAACGCCAGGAACAGATCATGGATGAGTATTTTACGGATTGCGCAGTATCAGGATTCAGTCAAAAACATGGACACTAATACTCGTTCAATTAGAGAGGCAATTAATCTACAGCGATTAGCTACACTCTAAACATAGGATGTCATTTCCCACCAAGCACCTTTATCGCAGGAATTAATTGGAGGGAATTTCTCTCCAGTTTCAAGAGTGATGCTTTTCTCCTCGTTTGTAGGAGAGGGGGTTTTAGTTCCGTCAGTGTAATGATCCCAAGCATATCTTGCATGAGCCGGA
This sequence is a window from uncultured Sphaerochaeta sp.. Protein-coding genes within it:
- a CDS encoding tail fiber domain-containing protein: MIASASITLTNLADGLSTFYQYAKNTSDTTPPTTGWSTAMPSRTSGEFIWRREASALSLDDVTAWENTVCLTGATGASGPKGDTGEQGPPGNPGAVGVNPNENLIQVAGFEEDGSFGASTGIIYNGSTPISINNAEYTVNEDGKGYIFTNSSGNLSFGRIHYRSIGFVPTPRKNILSNDFLTPKPTFSGANFDPATHTWTGSVESGADLTWGAGLIVSAGQNIRVPFGKTYIVSLEIYASAAVTFKADVNNFPVGVDAWSGNDNDNSDARGLFSETIPANTWTKVWFSYENSSIDNTSKVDLYDGSNFGVANQSGSTITVKYRNIKGEIGTEYSSFEPAFNESTINESLKVAFVDFNTYEEIFPDLVIGSFQVNDGIVDNAEMLPARNVNDFLNSNMLEILNKGDKEDIKVMAMALGADRVFQTIVAITAFIQDLYVNNVKSKDYIEDSKSFPEEGFWLDGLNNIAKIAYLKAKNADIQGTFRNDGFKTLEPVDGTTITRYTTPKSIFKFSDAYNLFPDSNSLQSISGTFEGNSFTQATRRSSTRILLYKDSSSSSTSVSAGDDKLLKRHVPSQVFGKNYYVRWHISYDGTNTHRSFIRNKAGQTVGQIYADHNARETIQTGEDSDGDPVYSVIFLYRGDMELWHSLGGAGTYSGTYSITDTYQEFSVIAYSGALWGSKTATSNLLEISTSRTFNSAVLVNGSTFREVSDQPDKYYLSSSKTFNIGGTTQDSASMKKYVSGTDFYNRFSTLPVGSIGDVSSGSINYNGSSYTVNRIQKTSNSIVLWSGSHQIVVNKFQNGTNTGVYSHLEVVSDIVFGKIDGGIETMHILPFDGANNTYDIGQSSKRFRAGYFYNVVSSSFNASSLRNLKKDISKYKGSALDVLNQVEVVNYRYKSENDEYLHTGLIADDSPECLTGKNHDVMSLSDTTGMLIKAVQELDEKIHKLEGR
- a CDS encoding YjzC family protein, with the protein product MPIGELYKTGQDSPAHARYAWDHYTDGTKTPSPTNEEKSITLETGEKFPPINSCDKGAWWEMTSYV